The Anaerolineales bacterium genomic interval CTGACTTGACAACCGCAGCGCTTTGATGGATGGCTTGACTCGAGGCCTCGACTTGTCCCCCTCTTGCTGAGACGAACCATCCCTGAACCACTGTGACCGGAGTCGGTCTCGAGCGCAGCCTTACTGCAGCCGGGTCTTGCGCCTCTCGTTGAGCACGTCCACGACGACGGCCAAGATCAGAAGTGCCCCGGTGAAGAGATTCTGCCAGTAGACATCGACCCCCAGCAGATTCAGGGCGTTGGCCAGAAACCCCATGAACAGGGCGCCCAGGAAGGCTCCCAAGACCGAGCCTTCACCGCCGCTGAGGCTCGCCCCCCCGATGATCGCCGCCGTGATGACCCGCAACTCTAGGCCGGCGCCGATCGTGACGGAGGCGGAGCCGAAGCGCCCCGTGATCAACAATCCGGCCACTCCGGCCAGAACGGCAACCAGACAGTAGTTGAAGATCTTGACCAGGTCGACGTTGATCCCCGAGAGTCGGGCGGCGCGCTCATTGCCGCCGATGTAGTACGACTGACGGAAGAATCGCGCATTCCGCACCAGGATTTCGCCCACGATCACCAGGCTGAGCATGACGTATATCGGGTATTGCACGCCGAACATCCGGCCCTGGCCGACTACAGTGAATGCGCTCGAGAGATTGATGACTGCCCGCCCATGGGCGATGACCAGCAGCAGGCCGCGGACCCCCATTGCCATGCCGAGCGTCGTGATGAAAGGATTGATTCCCAGGCGAGTGACGAGCAGCCCGTTGGCCAGCCCGACCATCAGGGCCGCCATCAATCCCAGGAGGATGGCCGGAACCGCCGGCACGCCGGCATTCAAGCACAGACCGGTGACCACGCCGGTCAGGGCCAGCGTCGAGCCGACCGAGAGATCGAGCCCACC includes:
- a CDS encoding ABC transporter permease; translated protein: MNTLEPPRLSLRDRLSSLIGQRESALVIVLLVAGIIMSMVSPVFLSVANIEAILLALSMEGTITIGMAILLISGGLDLSVGSTLALTGVVTGLCLNAGVPAVPAILLGLMAALMVGLANGLLVTRLGINPFITTLGMAMGVRGLLLVIAHGRAVINLSSAFTVVGQGRMFGVQYPIYVMLSLVIVGEILVRNARFFRQSYYIGGNERAARLSGINVDLVKIFNYCLVAVLAGVAGLLITGRFGSASVTIGAGLELRVITAAIIGGASLSGGEGSVLGAFLGALFMGFLANALNLLGVDVYWQNLFTGALLILAVVVDVLNERRKTRLQ